The following is a genomic window from Desulfovibrio desulfuricans DSM 642.
GCACAAGGGCGTCAAACCCCTTGAGGGCGTTCTGCCCCTGCGGGCTGCTTGCGCCAAAGGCGACCAGAAGAATAGCGTGTCTCATGGGGGTTTTTTGTACGTCACTTGCGACCTTGAAGCAAGGAGGGCGCTTACGGCTGGCAATGCCCAAGGGGCTTCGTATGAAATTGATGTTGACCTGCCTGTATTGTATTGACCCCGGCATCAATGCGAGGATAATGTGCCGGAGAATGGCCTGGATACCGCCAGCACAGCGCTGGCGGGCAAACATTGGGGGTCGCATGGCAAAAGCTCTGGTACTTGGGGGGGCAACTGGCCTTCTGGGCCAGGCCCTGACGCGAGTGCTCAAAGCCCGCGAGTGGGAAGTTGCAACACTTGGCCGCGAGAACGGCAATCTGCTGGACATGGCGTTTCTGCAAACTGCCATTGCAGAGGCGCAGGCGGATGTGGTGTTCAACACTGTGGCCTGGACAGCTGTTGACGATGCCGAAGACCACAGGGACGAAGCCTGCCAGCTCAACCGCGCCTTGCCCGCCTCCATTGCGCGCTGCCTCAAGGCGCAGGGGGCCGGATTTCTTGTGCAGTTCAGCACGGACTTCATTTTTTCCGGCGCGGGAGAAACCGCGTGGAAAGAAACAGACACGCCCCATCCGGCCTCTGTGTACGCCAGCACCAAGCTTGAAGGTGAAAAGGCCGTTCTGGAAACACTGCCCGACAGGTCGTGCGTCATACGCACGGCATGGCTTTTTGGCCCAGGTCGCAAAAATTTTGTGGATACTATCCTTGCCGCCTGCCAGCGCCGCGATTCCATCAACGTGGTGCATGACCAGACAGGTTCTCCCACCTATACGCTTGATCTGGCGCACTGGAGCATCGCTCTGGCGGAAAAAAGGGCCACAGGCATCTGGCATGCGGTAAACGGCGGGCAGGCAAGCTGGTGTGATCTGGCTTGCGAGGCTGTTTCTCTGGCTGGCGCCCCGTGCCGGGTTGTGCCCATTGATTCGGCGGAATGGCCCCAAAAAGCCCGCAGGCCAGTGTTTTCCGCGCTGGACAACAGCAAGCTGGCCACCTTTCTTGGCAAGTCTCCTCGCCCGTGGCCCCAGGCTCTGCGCGATTATGTTTTCAGCGAGTATCTGCCCGCGCACACCGGCAAAGGCGGGGCGCAGTGACAAGCTCTGGCCCTGCGCGGCTTTCAGCCAGCCTGCCCGCATTGCGCACGCTTTGCCTGATCATGGCGGGCCTCACGCTGCTCACGCTCGCAGCGCTCTGGAATGCCAATGATGCCCAGGCCAGACCGCGCAGCTTGCAGGAGCTTGCCGCCATCAACGGCAAACTGATTGAAACAGGCGTCAAATACGGCTCAATCCCTTCCCTGTACCGCCCGCGCTATGACCGCATTCAGGATGCAAACCTGAGCCTCAGCGATGACGAGGTGGTGTTTATTGCCATGTTGCAAGGGGGCGCGCGCGTTTACCCGCAACGCATCATGGTATGGCATCAGGTTGTCAACGAAATCGTGGACGACAAGGCCTATGCCATCACCTACTGTCCCACCACCGGCACCTTCATGGCCTACGATTCTTCCATGGGGGGCCTGAATCTCATTTTTGACACGGAAGGCCGCCTCTACGATGCCAACAGCGTTCTGATTGACCGCAATTCCGGCAGTCTCTGGCTACAGGAAACAGGCATGGCCTTTGACGGCCCCCTGCTGGGCCGTGGGCTGCCCATGGTGCCCGTATACTGGACAACCTGGGGCGCTGCAAAGCGCACCTTTCCCCATGCCTTGGTGCTTGCCAAACCTAACGGCAACAAACCCTACGGGCGCGATCCCTACGGCAACTACCTGCGCAAGGGAACCTACTACGATAACGACAGGCTCATTTATCCAGTGGAGCGCATGGACAAACGTTTTGCCCGCAAAACGCCCATGCTGTGCATTGAGTATGAGGGCTACCTGTTGGCTATCGACATAGGCTATGTGCGCAAAAAAGGGGCCGTGAACTTTTTTGTGGGGCCCAATGCCCTTCTGGCAGTTTATGACCGGGGCCTTGAGGTGGTGCGTCTTTTTAACCGCCAGATATGGGCCGAGCCATTCCTGTTCATATCCCAGAACGGCAAGCTCATGGATCTGACCACGCGCAGCCAGTGGGATCCTGCCACGGGCGTGGCGCTTGACGGCAACATGAAGGGCGCGTCCATGCCGCAGTTTTACGGCGCGTATTCCATGTGGTTTGCCTGGTACAGCATGAATCCGGAAACACTGGTCATCCCCGGCCCCGGCGAGGTGCCTGAAAAGCTGCTCTCGCCAGCCCCTCCGGGTGAATAACCCCACAGCCCACCTGCCCCTGTCAAGCCGTTTGCATTGCGTAAAACCAGAGCGTATTTGATTCCTCATGAACTGCACTGTCACAGCATCCGCCGACATATCCTTGCATCTGGCGTGGTTTACTGCATATGCCGCCGCCAAAACAGCCCTGGAACAGGGCGATGCCTCGCCCATGGATCTCAAACTCCGGCACTCCCTTGAAGTGCTGGAAAATGCCCGGCACACCGTTGAAGGCGAAGGCTTTGACCCACAGACAGCGCGGGCCTGCCTGCTGGCAGCACTGTACCATGACGTGGGCCGGTTCGAGCAGTA
Proteins encoded in this region:
- a CDS encoding DUF3179 domain-containing protein; translated protein: MTSSGPARLSASLPALRTLCLIMAGLTLLTLAALWNANDAQARPRSLQELAAINGKLIETGVKYGSIPSLYRPRYDRIQDANLSLSDDEVVFIAMLQGGARVYPQRIMVWHQVVNEIVDDKAYAITYCPTTGTFMAYDSSMGGLNLIFDTEGRLYDANSVLIDRNSGSLWLQETGMAFDGPLLGRGLPMVPVYWTTWGAAKRTFPHALVLAKPNGNKPYGRDPYGNYLRKGTYYDNDRLIYPVERMDKRFARKTPMLCIEYEGYLLAIDIGYVRKKGAVNFFVGPNALLAVYDRGLEVVRLFNRQIWAEPFLFISQNGKLMDLTTRSQWDPATGVALDGNMKGASMPQFYGAYSMWFAWYSMNPETLVIPGPGEVPEKLLSPAPPGE
- the rfbD gene encoding dTDP-4-dehydrorhamnose reductase; its protein translation is MAKALVLGGATGLLGQALTRVLKAREWEVATLGRENGNLLDMAFLQTAIAEAQADVVFNTVAWTAVDDAEDHRDEACQLNRALPASIARCLKAQGAGFLVQFSTDFIFSGAGETAWKETDTPHPASVYASTKLEGEKAVLETLPDRSCVIRTAWLFGPGRKNFVDTILAACQRRDSINVVHDQTGSPTYTLDLAHWSIALAEKRATGIWHAVNGGQASWCDLACEAVSLAGAPCRVVPIDSAEWPQKARRPVFSALDNSKLATFLGKSPRPWPQALRDYVFSEYLPAHTGKGGAQ